One window of Triticum dicoccoides isolate Atlit2015 ecotype Zavitan chromosome 5A, WEW_v2.0, whole genome shotgun sequence genomic DNA carries:
- the LOC119296810 gene encoding uncharacterized protein LOC119296810, producing MAAAAGLHPDVLARILLLLSCIVDRVRASAVNKHWRRVSLQNPPPLPRLLRPSTAQTETYRIFGGFGDPRPSLSEEGRGSRFCGSAPGGWFVISAEPWRGHALLHLRTGERVALPERVRIPLNSGDITCPMMIRAAVISAAPPSGDCFVAAITSSQTNMAFWRPGMDCWLSPPVGMGPARRSAEDLTYYDGWFCAVDSEDYLVCYKPEIAPAGDGASSLTIRTNAYKFHVHGHQTAPGEIVSHYLLPSASGADLLMVKRFISPARGGTCRFQVFSLEKQQDGLPASWRLYQLSGQVLFVGRACSKAFDTGHAGSPGYIYFLDDVYTGRPHSVVQQKEYPCADAGRWCYSVPDEMDRCLPWAAPSDTSPCIWYHH from the coding sequence atggcggcggcggcgggcctccACCCAGACGTTCTCGCCCGCATCTTGCTCCTCTTGTCGTGCATCGTGGACCGCGTCAGGGCGTCCGCGGTCAACAAGCACTGGCGGCGGGTCTCGCTGCAGAATCCGCCCCCGCTGCCGCGCCTCCTCAGGCCGTCCACGGCCCAGACCGAGACCTACCGGATCTTCGGCGGCTTCGGCGATCCGCGCCCGTCCCTCTCCGAGGAGGGCCGTGGCTCGCGTTTCTGCGGGTCCGCTCCGGGCGGCTGGTTCGTTATCTCGGCCGAGCCATGGCGCGGCCACGCCCTACTTCACCTCCGCACCGGCGAGCGCGTCGCCCTGCCGGAGAGGGTGCGTATCCCGCTCAACTCCGGCGACATCACGTGCCCTATGATGATCCGCGCCGCCGTCAtctccgccgcgccgccgtctgGCGACTGCTTCGTCGCCGCCATCACCTCCAGCCAGACGAACATGGCGTTCTGGCGCCCGGGCATGGACTGCTGGTTGTCGCCGCCGGTGGGGATGGGGCCGGCTCGGCGCAGCGCCGAAGACCTCACTTACTACGACGGATGGTTCTGCGCCGTCGACTCCGAGGATTACCTCGTCTGCTACAAGCCGGAAATCGCCCCTGCTGGAGACGGCGCCTCTTCGCTCACCATTCGAACTAACGCCTACAAATTCCATGTCCATGGTCACCAAACGGCACCCGGGGAGATCGTATCGCACTACCTCTTGCCCTCCGCCTCGGGTGCCGATCTGCTGATGGTGAAAAGGTTCATCTCGCCTGCGAGAGGCGGGACCTGCCGGTTCCAGGTCTTCAGCCTAGAGAAGCAACAGGATGGACTGCCGGCTTCCTGGCGATTGTACCAGCTGAGCGGGCAGGTCCTCTTCGTCGGCCGGGCCTGCTCCAAGGCCTTCGACACGGGGCATGCCGGCAGCCCGGGCTACATCTACTTCCTCGACGACGTCTACACTGGCAGGCCACACAGTGTCGTCCAGCAGAAGGAGTATCCCTGCGCCGACGCCGGCCGGTGGTGTTACTCGGTCCCCGACGAAATGGACCGCTGCCTGCCATGGGCGGCGCCCTCAGACACCTCGCCGTGCATTTGGTACCACCATTAA